In Desulfovibrio sp. Fe33, the DNA window CGCGGAGTAAGACGGTCCGGTCCGCTGGCGCACACAGGGGGCAAGGGGGCGGCGTCTTGATCGCCGAGCAATCAGCAGGACAGCGGACTGGGGCGCGGGTTTACCGGCACTTTTAAAGGGGAGGTCCGGACGGGGTGAATCAAGGTGAAATCACCCGGCTGGTGCCGCAAAGCGGCTTCTACGCCTGATTATTCCCTTCAGGGAGTAGTTGGGGTGGTTTCCAACGAAAAGGCCCCGCGCATCGCGCGGGGCCTTTGGCTTTGTCGGTGTTTCGGATGGCCTACCAGGAGAAGAAGTAGGTGGCGGCCAGGCCGGTGATGGACATGGTGATCGTGTAGGGCAGCGCCAGGACGACCATGCGGCCGTAGGACAGCCTGATGACCGGGGCCAGCGCCGAGGTCAGCAGGAACAGGAAGGCTGCCTGTCCGTTCGGAGTGGCCACGGACGGGATGTTGGTACCCGTGTTGATGGCCACGGCAAGGTGGTCGAGCTGGGTCATGACTTCGGTGACCTTGCCCTGGATGTCGGCGGGAAGCGAGGCGATGACGTCGGCGCGGGCCATGTGCGGATCGGTGAGACGGTCCATCAGGGCTACGCCGTCGGGGACGCCGGGGATCGCGGCCAGGACTTGTTCGAAGTGCATCTTGGTTTCCGAGATGTAGACTGTCGCCACGAAAACGTTGTCCGAGATCATGGAGAGCAAGCCGTTGGCCGAGTAGTAGGCGGCCAACTGGACCTGGCCGTTCAGGCCGAGGACGAAGTCCATGACCGGAGCGAAGAGGTGCTGGTCGTGGATGACGCCGACGATGGCGAAGAAGACCACGAGCAGCGCGGTGAAGGGCAGTGCCTCTTCGAAGGCGGGGCCGAGCTGATGTTCGTCGATGAAGCCGTTGAAGGCGGTCAGGAAGACGATGACGGACAGGCCGATGATGCCGACTTCGGCCAGGTGCAGCGCCAGAGCGACGATGAGCCAGATACCGACCAGGGCCTGGACCACGAGCTTGGCCTTGCCCTGAACGCCGCGCTTGGATTCCATTTCGATGGCGGTTTCAAGCAGATGGGAGCGGATGTTGCCGGGCAGTTGCGCGCCGTAACCGAAGAGATGGAATTTCTCAACGACCACGCAGGTCAGCAGGCCGGCCAGAAGGACGGGCATGGAAACGTGGGCCACGTTGAGGAAGAAGGGCACGAAGTGCCAGCCCATTTCCGCGCCGATGAGCAGGTTCTGAGGCTCGCCCACCAGGGTGCAGACGCCGCCCAGCGCGGTGCCGACCGCGCCGTGCATCATAAGGTTGCGCAGGAAGGCCCTAAATTCCATCAGGTCGTTGCGGTTCTGCTCCTTGACCGTCTCGTCGGAGCAGAGGTCGTGGGTGCAGGTCATGTTCTTGCCGGAGGCGAACCTGTGGTAGACGTTGTAGAACCCGAATGCGACGGCGATAATGACCGCGGTGACGGTCAGGGCGTCCAGGAATGCGGACAGGAACGCGCCCGCGAAACAGAAGAGCAGCGAGATGAGGATCTTGGACTGCACGCGGGTGAGGATGCGGGTGAAGGTGTACTGCAGGAAGTCCTTCATGAAGTAGATGCCCGCAACCATGAAGATCAGGAGCAGGATGACCGGGAAGTTGGTCAGGGCTTCATGATACACCGTGGCGGGTGATGTCATGCCCATAATGATGGCTTCCACGGCCAGCAGGCCGCCCGCGGGAAGCGGGTAGCATTTAAGCGCCATGGCCAGGGTGAAGATGAATTCACCTATCAGTACCCAGCCTGCAATGAATGGTCCGGCAGTGACCATTAGGATCGGGTTGATGATCAAAAAGGCGACGATGGCCATTTTGTACCAGTTGGGCGCGCTTCCGAGGAAGTTTTTGCTGAAGGCCTGGGTCAGTGTCTGAGGCATTGTCGGATACTCCTGATGATTGGATTGCCGGGATCTGTCTCGTGTGCAAGAACTAGTCCCCAATGGTCATTGTTGGATACATACCGGCATCCTTGCCTGATTGGAAAGGCTGAAGGATATTGAAGGCTGCATCCCTTGTCTTCTGGGCATGTCCGCGGGTTTTGTCGGACCCGTCGAAATATGCGCCGTTTTCTTCGCGAATATGGTCGATGCGGTGTCTGAACGCCTCGACGAAAGCCTTTCCGTCGCCCGTGAAGGTGGCGGTACCCAGAGCTACGTCCGAGGCGTTGGCCAACTCGTCCAAGTCTATGGAATGCGCTTCAAGGTCGGCCTGCGTCGTGATATAACCCCAAACAGCAGAGTTGTCAGGGATTATTATGCATTCTTTCGCATCAATAATGGTGTGAGGCATGACTATCGAGTTACGGCCGATAGTTATGGGACAATCCTGCCGGCCGTGAACGTAGGAGTTGAAGCCTATGAAGACGTTTTCGTCGACGGTGGTCCAGATGACTTTGCCGCCGTGGGCGGTGACGTCGTTGCCCTTGTAGATGGAATTCTGGATGTAGCAATTCTCCTGGGCGTTTGAGCCCTTGCCTATGTAGGAGTCCTCCACGTGCGCGCGCTGCACGATGAGGGCGTTCTCGCCTACAACGCATTTGCCCTTGATGACCGCGTACGGAGAAACGTAGGCCGTTTCCGGCACGTCGAAATCGGTTTCCGGGCGGGCTGTGGAGTAGATGGGCACGAAGTCTTCCTTGTATTCATCCACGTAGTCCACGAACTTGCCGCTCAGGTGGCCGTTTTCATCCAGCTTGACGTACTGCTCGATCACGCCTTCCGGGAAAACATAGTTGAATTCGAAAAGGTTGTTGGCCTTGATCCAGACGCGGCCGGGCTCCACCGTGGTCCGCGAAAGGTCTCCCGCCTGGACGTAGGCGAAGTCGCCGATGACGCAGTTGTGCATGATGGACAGGTCGGCGGTGGCGAATGCTCCCAGGTAGACTCCTTCCAGGGTGGTGCCGTGGATGTTGGAGTAATGCATGGCCGTCGAGTTGAGGATGCGAAAAACTTCGGGCGTCTCCGGGTTCTTGGAGTTGTTGTGGACCAGGGTCTTGACCAGGAAGGAATTGATGATGCGGATGACCTCGTCATAGAAGAGCTTGGTCTTGACCCCGTTGAATTCGACCACGTCCCCCCTGCGCTTGAGCTCGTCGCCGCGCACGTTGGATTTGTAGAGAACCGAGTGGTCCACCTGGGTCTTGCCGAGGAAATAGGTCCCGGCCAGGTTCGAGTTCTTGAATTTGAAGCTGATGGGGTGGTCTTCGGTCAGGGCGTAGAACGCGTAGTAGAGCAGGTGGCGTTCACGCGGGATGCAATTTTGAAGGATGGACCGGACGTCGACTCCCATGGGCTTGAGGTTGACGTTTACCCTGGACGTTATGTGATCGAATACTGCTTCGAGTTTTTCCATTATGCTCCCCGTGGTTTTGGTTGTTGCACAAAACGGCTGCCACGCCTAAGCGCGGCAGCCGTTTTATTACTGCGATTATACTCCCTTGATCGTTAACCCCCGACGGGAATCGTGATGGGCATACCCATGAGAGGCCAGATGACCAGGACGGCGAGGCCGACCACGACCATGAGCAACAGGGATGCCGGGACGCCCCAGGCGAAGAATTCACCGGTGGTGAACTGGCCGGAGTCGTAGGCGATGGCGTTGGGCGCCGCGCCTACCAGGAGCAGGAAGGGCATACCCGCCATGACCAGCGAGGCGTACAGGATGACTTCGGGAGCCACGCCCAGGTAAGGGGCGATGACCAGGGCCACGGGAAGCGATATGGCGATTGCCGCCACGTTCATGATGAAGTTGGTCATGATCATCACGAAGAAGGCGATGGACATGACGAAGACGAACCAGTTGGCGTTCTGGAACATGACCAGCCAGTTGACGGCCATCCACTTGGCCGCGCCGGTCTGCCACAGACAGAAGCCGATGGACATGGCACCCGCGAAAAGCAGGATGATGTTCCAGGGGATGTCTTCC includes these proteins:
- the nhaB gene encoding sodium/proton antiporter NhaB, whose amino-acid sequence is MPQTLTQAFSKNFLGSAPNWYKMAIVAFLIINPILMVTAGPFIAGWVLIGEFIFTLAMALKCYPLPAGGLLAVEAIIMGMTSPATVYHEALTNFPVILLLIFMVAGIYFMKDFLQYTFTRILTRVQSKILISLLFCFAGAFLSAFLDALTVTAVIIAVAFGFYNVYHRFASGKNMTCTHDLCSDETVKEQNRNDLMEFRAFLRNLMMHGAVGTALGGVCTLVGEPQNLLIGAEMGWHFVPFFLNVAHVSMPVLLAGLLTCVVVEKFHLFGYGAQLPGNIRSHLLETAIEMESKRGVQGKAKLVVQALVGIWLIVALALHLAEVGIIGLSVIVFLTAFNGFIDEHQLGPAFEEALPFTALLVVFFAIVGVIHDQHLFAPVMDFVLGLNGQVQLAAYYSANGLLSMISDNVFVATVYISETKMHFEQVLAAIPGVPDGVALMDRLTDPHMARADVIASLPADIQGKVTEVMTQLDHLAVAINTGTNIPSVATPNGQAAFLFLLTSALAPVIRLSYGRMVVLALPYTITMSITGLAATYFFSW
- a CDS encoding transferase, producing MEKLEAVFDHITSRVNVNLKPMGVDVRSILQNCIPRERHLLYYAFYALTEDHPISFKFKNSNLAGTYFLGKTQVDHSVLYKSNVRGDELKRRGDVVEFNGVKTKLFYDEVIRIINSFLVKTLVHNNSKNPETPEVFRILNSTAMHYSNIHGTTLEGVYLGAFATADLSIMHNCVIGDFAYVQAGDLSRTTVEPGRVWIKANNLFEFNYVFPEGVIEQYVKLDENGHLSGKFVDYVDEYKEDFVPIYSTARPETDFDVPETAYVSPYAVIKGKCVVGENALIVQRAHVEDSYIGKGSNAQENCYIQNSIYKGNDVTAHGGKVIWTTVDENVFIGFNSYVHGRQDCPITIGRNSIVMPHTIIDAKECIIIPDNSAVWGYITTQADLEAHSIDLDELANASDVALGTATFTGDGKAFVEAFRHRIDHIREENGAYFDGSDKTRGHAQKTRDAAFNILQPFQSGKDAGMYPTMTIGD